The genomic window ACCGACGGCCTCGCTGAACTGGTGTGCTCAAACAGTTTTCGTTCGGATGATGATACAAAGAACGCGGTGGGCCTGCTTCACCACGAGATGCGTGAGTTGAATTCCATAGTTATGCGCGCCGGCGAAATTGCCCGCGTGCCCGCAGGAAGCGCGATGGCGGTGGACCGCGATGTGTTTTCCGCCGAAGTTGAAAAAGCGCTGAAAGAGCACCCTAACGTAGAGATCGTGCGAGAGCGCGTGGACCAGCTGCCCGAGGCAGGCCTTACCATTGTCGCGACTGGCCCCCTTACCGCGCAATCGCTAGCGCAAAGCATCATTGGAACTACAGGGCAGGAACGCCTTGCTTTCTTCGATGCCATCGCTCCCATCGTTCACCGCGACAGCATTGATATGTCTAAATGCTGGATCCAGTCGCGCTGGAACAAACGGACCGAAGCCTCCAACGAAGACGGCGATTACATCAATTGCCCGATGACGAAGGAGCAATATCTCGCTTTTCACAAAGGCCTGATCGAAGGCGAAAAAGGCGAGTTCAAGGAGTGGGAGAAAGACACTCCTTATTTTGATGGCTGTATGCCGATCGAAGTGATGGCCGAGCGCGGGGTTGAGACACTTCGTTATGGCCCGATGAAGGGTGTGGGCCTCGACAATCCTTACGACACCAGTGAAGAACATCCGCAAGGGCGCTGGCCCTATGCGGTGGTGCAGCTTCGCCAGGACAATAAGCTTGGCACGCTTTGGAACATGGTAGGTTTCCAAACCAAGCTTAAATATGGCGCGCAGATTGACCTTTTCCGCACCATTCCGGGTTTAGAAAACGCGGAATTTGCAAGGCTTGGCGGCCTACACCGAAACACTTTCCTCAATTCGCCCGAAGTACTCGACCGGCAATTGCGTTTGAAAGCCGCGCCCCATATTCGCTTTGCGGGGCAAGTGACGGGCTGCGAAGGCTATGTCGAAAGCTCGGCAATCGGCCTTGTTGCAGGGATGATGACCGCCACCGAGCTTGCCGGCAAAGAGTGGACGCCCCTGCCCGCAACGACCGCCATGGGCGCGCTTTTGAGCCACATCACCGGCGATGCAGACGCAGCAACGTTTCAGCCGATGAATGTGAATTTCGGCCTCTTCCCGCCGCTGCATGAGGTGAAGAAGAAACAGCGCAAGGAAGCGTACACTTCGCGAGCAAAGGCGGATTTGGCGCAGTGGATTGCCGGAACGCGAGAGGTCGAACCTGCCTGATCCTTCGCGATCTCCAGCGAAAGCTGGAGTCCATCATCAGGTTTACGAGATGGATTCCTGCGTGCGCAGGAAATCACAGATGAGCTAACAACGACACGCTGGCTTACG from Erythrobacter sp. SCSIO 43205 includes these protein-coding regions:
- the trmFO gene encoding methylenetetrahydrofolate--tRNA-(uracil(54)-C(5))-methyltransferase (FADH(2)-oxidizing) TrmFO, yielding MTTTQFTHDVHIIGGGLAGSEAAWQLANRGIKVRLSEMRGSGEMTPAHQTDGLAELVCSNSFRSDDDTKNAVGLLHHEMRELNSIVMRAGEIARVPAGSAMAVDRDVFSAEVEKALKEHPNVEIVRERVDQLPEAGLTIVATGPLTAQSLAQSIIGTTGQERLAFFDAIAPIVHRDSIDMSKCWIQSRWNKRTEASNEDGDYINCPMTKEQYLAFHKGLIEGEKGEFKEWEKDTPYFDGCMPIEVMAERGVETLRYGPMKGVGLDNPYDTSEEHPQGRWPYAVVQLRQDNKLGTLWNMVGFQTKLKYGAQIDLFRTIPGLENAEFARLGGLHRNTFLNSPEVLDRQLRLKAAPHIRFAGQVTGCEGYVESSAIGLVAGMMTATELAGKEWTPLPATTAMGALLSHITGDADAATFQPMNVNFGLFPPLHEVKKKQRKEAYTSRAKADLAQWIAGTREVEPA